One genomic segment of Gemmatimonadota bacterium includes these proteins:
- a CDS encoding GNAT family N-acetyltransferase — protein MHVRLAVPEDTDRLLELMKGLARYEDYIDQFAVTRESILEHGFGDERLFTAFVAEHDDELVGMAVTYPIHWTYTLRPKLVLKELFVVDSARNMGVGKALMASVTAHARAMDASEVIWTVMTGNADAERFYRSLGGLPDHKWNNWTLRLDT, from the coding sequence ATGCACGTCAGGTTAGCCGTTCCGGAAGACACTGATCGTCTGCTCGAACTCATGAAGGGGCTGGCGCGGTACGAAGACTACATCGACCAGTTCGCCGTGACGCGGGAGAGCATCCTCGAGCACGGATTTGGGGATGAGCGGCTGTTCACCGCGTTCGTCGCCGAACACGACGATGAGCTGGTCGGGATGGCAGTTACCTATCCGATCCATTGGACCTATACGTTACGACCAAAGCTCGTGCTCAAAGAGCTGTTTGTCGTCGATTCCGCCCGGAATATGGGCGTGGGAAAGGCGTTGATGGCGTCGGTGACTGCGCATGCCCGGGCCATGGACGCGTCCGAAGTCATCTGGACTGTCATGACCGGGAACGCCGACGCCGAGAGATTCTACCGGTCTCTGGGAGGCCTGCCGGACCACAAGTGGAACAACTGGACGCTGCGTCTCGATACGTAG